The following are from one region of the Capsicum annuum cultivar UCD-10X-F1 chromosome 1, UCD10Xv1.1, whole genome shotgun sequence genome:
- the LOC107852700 gene encoding mRNA-decapping enzyme-like protein: MSQNGKLMPNLDQNSTKLLNLTVLQRIDPFVEEILITAAHVTLYEFNIDNSQWSRKDVEGSLFVVKRSAQPRFQFIVMNRRNTDNLVEDLLGDFEFELQIPYLLYRNSSQDVNGIWFYNSRECEEVANLFNRILSAYSKVPAKFKLPSNKSEFEELEAVPSMSVMDGPLEPSSTTSNTADVPDDRSFVNFFSNAMRIGSGPNAGMQGQPYDSSAVVLPPPRPPAVPPSSAPALSPSSPLSTSSTLMPVLDAPEPDTNSRRSSNLVKPSSFFGPPPSSSPLIPPVSSAVPTAPPLQSPGNLQRHYGAPLLQPFPPPNLPPSLTPYTAPGPNNGHVINRDKVREALLMLVQDDQFIDIVYRAILNAHHT, translated from the exons ATGTCTCAGAACGGGAAATTAATGCCGAATTTGGATCAAAATAGCACAAAGCTCCTTAACTTGACAGTTCTTCAGCGTATCGATCCATTTGTTGAAGAAATTTTGATCACTGCTGCTCATGTTACTTTATATGAATTCAATATCGATAATAGTCAATGG AGTCGAAAGGATGTGGAAGGATCCTTGTTTGTTGTCAAGAG GAGTGCTCAACCTCGGTTTCAGTTCATTGTTATGAACCGCAGAAATACAG ATAATTTGGTGGAGGATCTCTTGGGAGATTTTGAGTTTGAGCTCCAGATCCCATATTTGTTATACCGAAATTCTTCCCAAGACGTAAATGGGATATGGTTCTATAATTCACGTGAATGTGAAGAAGTTGCAAATCTCTTTAACAG GATACTGAGTGCTTATTCTAAGGTGCCTGCCAAGTTCAAATTACCATCCAACAAGAG TGAATTTGAAGAGCTGGAAGCAGTTCCAAGTATGTCCGTAATGGATGGTCCCCTGGAGCCatcatctacaacatcaaatacTGCAGATGTCCCAGATGATCGTTCCTTTGTTAATTTCTTCAGT AATGCTATGAGAATTGGGAGTGGTCCAAATGCTGGAATGCAGGGACAGCCATATGACTCATCTGCAGTAGTCCTACCTCCTCCTCGTCCTCCTGCTGTACCTCCCTCTTCAGCACCTGCACTGTCTCCATCTTCTCCTCTTTCTACATCTTCCACTTTGATGCCTGTTCTTGATGCTCCTGAACCTGATACCAATTCTAGAAGGTCTTCAAATCTTGTGAAGCCATCATCATTCTTTGGTCCTCCTCCTTCCTCTTCTCCACTGATACCTCCTGTTTCTTCAGCTGTGCCTACTGCTCCTCCACTTCAGTCCCCTGGGAATCTTCAACGCCATTATGGAGCTCCTTTACTTCAACCATTTCCTCCTCCCAATCTGCCTCCATCTCTCACTCCTTATACTGCTCCTGGCCCAAACAACGGGCATGTTATTAACAGAGACAAAGTGCGGGAGGCACTTTTGATGCTTGTTCAA